One segment of Deinococcus yavapaiensis KR-236 DNA contains the following:
- a CDS encoding branched-chain amino acid ABC transporter substrate-binding protein, whose product MFKTHRACKGTLRVALTAALLTGVADAATLKIATMSPLTGELSAIGVEIKRATELAIKDQAPAFRALGHTVVLASFDDKGAPVTAAQEIKRVIADRSILGVVGAYNSAVSNVIGEATAASNLAVISPASSNDALTTQGWTHFSRLVPPDKSHAVAALNYMTTELDAKTAYVISDNTGYGNGLTKTVMAEMKKRGVSVVNFVGVSTEEEAAATVKKIKTADVDVVYCGCYENVLAPVLKNLRAEGVKATFMGAGTLDSPSFVKRVGMDAQGAVFTTGFGPITSFTSASGFIEKYKTAYGTVPSGMAGYAYDAATTLLLSIRTTGGRGIPSRADVAAAVRKTNLPACLSTAAGNCVTVSGAIGFAPDGDRDRSRLLVMKFSNLLQPQIEKIYIINAQ is encoded by the coding sequence ATGTTCAAAACTCATCGTGCCTGTAAAGGCACTCTGCGGGTGGCTTTGACGGCCGCCCTTCTGACCGGTGTCGCCGACGCCGCTACCCTCAAGATCGCCACCATGAGCCCGCTGACCGGGGAGTTGAGCGCCATCGGAGTGGAAATCAAACGCGCCACGGAACTCGCCATCAAAGACCAAGCACCCGCCTTTCGCGCCTTGGGGCACACGGTGGTGCTCGCGTCGTTCGACGACAAAGGCGCGCCCGTCACGGCCGCGCAGGAAATCAAACGCGTGATCGCCGATCGAAGCATCCTCGGCGTGGTAGGGGCGTACAACTCGGCGGTGTCCAACGTCATCGGGGAAGCCACCGCGGCGTCCAATCTCGCCGTGATCTCCCCGGCGAGCAGCAACGACGCGTTGACCACCCAAGGATGGACTCATTTCAGCCGTCTGGTGCCACCCGACAAGTCTCACGCGGTCGCCGCGTTGAACTACATGACGACTGAACTCGACGCCAAGACCGCTTACGTGATCTCCGACAACACCGGCTACGGCAACGGCCTGACCAAGACAGTGATGGCCGAGATGAAGAAACGCGGTGTGAGCGTCGTCAACTTCGTGGGGGTTTCCACCGAAGAGGAAGCCGCCGCTACCGTCAAGAAAATCAAGACCGCCGATGTGGACGTGGTGTACTGCGGCTGCTACGAGAACGTTCTGGCTCCAGTCCTCAAGAACCTGCGTGCCGAAGGCGTCAAGGCTACCTTCATGGGCGCTGGAACTCTTGACTCTCCCAGCTTTGTCAAGCGCGTGGGCATGGACGCGCAAGGTGCCGTGTTCACCACCGGCTTCGGGCCGATCACGTCGTTCACCAGTGCCAGCGGCTTCATCGAGAAGTACAAGACGGCGTACGGCACCGTGCCAAGCGGGATGGCGGGCTACGCGTACGACGCGGCCACCACCTTGCTGTTGAGCATCCGCACCACGGGCGGCAGGGGAATCCCGAGTCGGGCCGATGTGGCCGCCGCGGTTCGCAAAACGAACCTCCCGGCTTGCCTTAGCACCGCCGCCGGTAACTGCGTGACGGTGTCGGGCGCCATCGGCTTTGCCCCGGACGGCGATCGCGACCGTTCTCGCCTGCTGGTCATGAAGTTCAGCAACCTGCTGCAACCTCAAATCGAAAAGATCTACATCATCAACGCCCAGTAA
- the add gene encoding adenosine deaminase, which yields MNDETPASLAALPKVELHLHLDCSLSFETVHLLDPTVTRAEFESQFVAPAKCTNLADFLRCAPRSVELLQTARALRLAVNDVFEQLRRDRVVYAELRFAPFLHAQGDLTARDAVQIVNDAVEQAVARTGVEANVILCSLRHFDAETSFETARLVREWRGTRVVALDLAGDEAGFPLTAHVAAYDFAVREELHRTAHAGEAVGPQSVWETLRHLRPSRIGHGVRSIEDDALIEHLKREDIHLELCPSCNVQIGVFPTLAEHPVDRLRRAGVALSVNTDTRTLSNVTLTQEYERLARTFGWTASDFLACNLMAVDASFASSEVKARVRTCLLPHGAS from the coding sequence GTGAACGACGAGACCCCGGCGAGCCTCGCCGCCCTGCCGAAAGTCGAGTTGCACCTGCACCTCGACTGCTCGCTGAGCTTCGAGACGGTGCACCTCCTCGATCCGACCGTGACGCGCGCCGAGTTCGAGTCTCAGTTCGTCGCGCCCGCGAAATGCACGAACCTCGCCGACTTCTTGAGGTGCGCGCCGCGCAGTGTGGAACTGCTGCAAACGGCGCGGGCGCTTCGCCTCGCGGTGAACGACGTGTTCGAGCAACTTCGGCGCGACCGCGTCGTATACGCCGAACTGCGCTTCGCGCCCTTTTTGCATGCTCAAGGAGACCTCACGGCGCGTGACGCCGTGCAGATCGTGAATGACGCCGTCGAGCAGGCCGTGGCGCGAACGGGCGTCGAGGCCAACGTCATCTTGTGCTCTCTGAGGCACTTCGATGCCGAAACCAGTTTCGAGACGGCGCGGCTCGTGCGCGAATGGCGAGGAACGCGTGTCGTGGCGCTCGACTTGGCAGGAGACGAGGCGGGCTTCCCGTTGACCGCGCACGTCGCGGCTTACGATTTCGCGGTGCGCGAGGAACTTCACCGCACCGCGCACGCGGGTGAGGCGGTCGGGCCGCAGAGCGTGTGGGAAACGCTGCGACACTTGCGTCCTTCGCGCATCGGGCACGGCGTGCGCAGCATCGAGGACGACGCGCTGATCGAACACTTGAAGCGCGAAGACATCCACCTCGAACTCTGCCCGTCGTGTAACGTGCAAATCGGCGTGTTCCCGACGCTGGCCGAGCACCCGGTCGACCGACTGCGCCGCGCGGGCGTCGCGTTGAGCGTCAATACGGATACGCGCACCTTGTCGAATGTCACCTTGACACAGGAGTACGAGCGCCTCGCACGCACGTTCGGTTGGACGGCGAGTGACTTCTTGGCGTGCAACCTCATGGCCGTGGATGCGTCGTTCGCGTCCTCGGAGGTCAAGGCGCGCGTGCGCACGTGCCTCTTGCCTCACGGCGCCTCGTGA